One segment of Rubripirellula amarantea DNA contains the following:
- a CDS encoding solute:sodium symporter family transporter, whose translation MDLTTIVSFLFFTGLVAFLTWRLTKNDDHSSTGGYFLAGRSLTFPLIAGSLLLTNLSTEQMVGLNGQAYTYGLCVMVWEVVCVVALVFMAWFFLPKFLRSGVSTVPQYLEIRFDHQTQVITNVIFLVAYVGILLPIILYTGATGMIGIMDVPSMLGEVPQSMGLQPYPVALWAIVWLVGIIGAIYALFGGLRTVAVSDTLNGIGLFIGGFMIAGFALSQLGGEGGISEGTHILFEQQKDRFNSVGGAESSVPFGTIFSGIFLLNLFYWTTNQQIIQRTFGASSLAEGQKGVLLTGALKLLGPIYLVIPGMIAYAMFADQGIDKDKAYGLLVNRVLPAPFTGFFAAAMIGAILSSFNSALNSSCTLFSVGLYKGVINKDATEAQVVRSGKVFGWIIAISAMVIAPLLDHPVIKDKGIFDYLQKMNGMYFIPIFAVVLVGMLTKRVPPIAAKIALVAGFAVIATGYFVSPFDKIVDSLHEFHFLGIVFAWLLVLMLVIGEVKPRETEFEQEDAGAVDMTPWRFAKPAGLVLIAIVFTIYISFADFSVLTPK comes from the coding sequence ATGGACCTGACAACAATTGTTTCTTTCCTGTTCTTCACGGGGCTAGTCGCGTTTCTGACCTGGCGGCTGACGAAGAACGATGACCACTCCAGCACGGGTGGCTACTTCCTCGCTGGGCGTTCATTGACGTTCCCTTTGATCGCTGGGTCCTTGTTGTTGACCAACCTTTCTACCGAGCAAATGGTGGGTCTCAATGGCCAAGCCTACACGTACGGTTTGTGCGTGATGGTGTGGGAAGTGGTATGTGTCGTTGCTCTCGTGTTCATGGCATGGTTCTTTTTGCCCAAGTTCTTGCGGAGCGGCGTTTCAACGGTGCCTCAATACCTGGAAATTCGCTTTGATCACCAAACTCAAGTGATTACCAATGTGATCTTCTTAGTAGCGTATGTTGGAATTCTGTTGCCGATCATTCTTTACACGGGCGCTACGGGAATGATCGGAATCATGGACGTCCCATCGATGCTAGGCGAAGTGCCTCAATCGATGGGCCTACAGCCCTATCCTGTTGCGTTGTGGGCTATCGTCTGGTTGGTTGGAATTATTGGGGCAATCTATGCATTGTTCGGTGGACTAAGAACGGTTGCCGTTTCGGACACCCTCAATGGCATTGGTCTGTTCATTGGCGGATTCATGATTGCTGGATTCGCGTTGTCGCAGCTCGGTGGCGAAGGAGGGATTTCCGAGGGCACTCACATTTTGTTTGAACAGCAAAAGGACCGGTTCAATTCGGTTGGTGGCGCAGAGTCATCGGTTCCCTTTGGAACCATATTCTCCGGCATCTTTCTGCTGAACCTTTTCTATTGGACGACAAATCAGCAGATCATTCAGAGAACGTTTGGAGCAAGTAGTTTGGCCGAAGGCCAGAAGGGGGTTCTGCTCACCGGGGCTTTGAAATTGTTGGGCCCGATTTATCTCGTAATCCCAGGGATGATCGCGTACGCAATGTTTGCGGATCAGGGTATCGACAAGGATAAGGCTTACGGATTGCTTGTGAATCGAGTTTTACCGGCACCGTTCACGGGTTTTTTCGCGGCTGCGATGATCGGTGCGATTTTGTCGAGTTTTAACTCAGCACTGAACAGTTCTTGCACACTTTTCAGTGTGGGGTTGTACAAAGGCGTGATCAACAAGGATGCCACGGAAGCTCAAGTTGTGCGATCCGGGAAAGTCTTCGGTTGGATCATTGCGATCAGTGCCATGGTGATCGCGCCCTTGCTTGACCATCCGGTGATCAAAGATAAGGGGATTTTCGATTACCTACAAAAGATGAATGGGATGTACTTCATTCCCATCTTTGCCGTCGTCTTGGTTGGGATGTTGACTAAACGCGTACCGCCGATCGCAGCCAAGATCGCCCTTGTTGCAGGCTTCGCGGTCATCGCAACCGGATACTTCGTTTCGCCCTTTGACAAGATCGTCGATTCGTTGCACGAGTTCCATTTTCTGGGAATTGTCTTCGCTTGGCTGCTCGTGTTGATGCTTGTTATTGGCGAAGTGAAGCCAAGAGAAACCGAGTTCGAACAGGAAGACGCGGGGGCAGTTGATATGACCCCTTGGCGATTCGCAAAACCTGCTGGATTGGTCCTGATCGCCATCGTATTCACCATCTACATTTCCTTCGCCGATTTTTCGGTTCTAACTCCGAAGTAG
- a CDS encoding PSD1 and planctomycete cytochrome C domain-containing protein, translating to MTPRRNSIVTKARLGWCLVLCGSIFFTPAALTADEASRATTETIDFTRHVQPILAKHCYACHGPDVAESGLRFTSQEAAYAEADSGEFAIVPGDVDASEMIARILSDEEDHRMPPEGDRLTASQIQTLQTWIEQGATWNKHWAFEPMRRVSPPDVESEAWNGNPIDAFVFDSLKRSGLDPNPLADRHTLVRRVYYDLTGLPPTADQVKAFVDDPDPNAFSKLVDQLLESHHYGEHWGRHWLDLVRYAETNSYERDGVKPNAWKYRDYVIKSFNDDKPYDQFVREQLAGDELEKVTTETLTATGYYRLGVWDDEPADPLQARFDGFDDIITTTSQVFLGLTVNCARCHDHKIDPIPQTDYYGMLAFFADVTPWGVRGQDPRINNQIDVSSEEVNRLYRENDAKQASLKAKIHEIEQAGIAKMSGPDQRATEGNQKDRKRVLDKHLRSKLANERWKEYQSLKKQLKAVQELAKEIPPRQSVMGLARLDAHPEQTFVLFRGNPHSPADPQAPSYPTILDKTIPEIPVADESAKSAGRRRVLADWIVDPENNMTARVMANRLWQFHFGRGIVRSSNNFGQLGVPPTHPELLDWLGHRLIDEGWKLKSMHRLIMNSRTYQLSSQSSEPAVSRDPNNDLFWRFDPRRLRAEEVRDSMLASIGVLNRTPYGPSFYAKLSKEVLAGQSVPGSGWGDASQEQRDRRSVYIHVKRSLLTPLLTAFDFPDPDLTCEERFATLQPGQALALLNGDFAHEQAARLSQAIYAAESENAVVVRRSIQALLQREPTKSEIEKGGRLIESLVAEHGLSRERAVQLYCLSVMNWNEFLFLD from the coding sequence ATGACACCTCGTCGTAACTCAATCGTCACAAAGGCGCGGCTTGGGTGGTGCCTAGTTCTCTGCGGTTCCATCTTTTTCACACCGGCAGCATTGACAGCCGACGAAGCCTCCCGCGCAACAACCGAGACGATTGACTTCACTCGTCACGTCCAACCTATCCTGGCAAAGCATTGCTACGCATGCCACGGTCCCGATGTCGCTGAAAGCGGGCTTCGCTTTACAAGCCAAGAAGCCGCTTATGCAGAAGCGGACTCGGGAGAGTTCGCCATCGTGCCGGGTGACGTCGACGCAAGTGAAATGATCGCTCGCATTCTAAGCGACGAAGAGGACCATCGGATGCCGCCTGAAGGCGATCGGCTTACCGCATCTCAAATCCAAACGCTGCAAACTTGGATTGAGCAAGGTGCAACGTGGAACAAACACTGGGCCTTTGAACCGATGCGGCGAGTTTCGCCACCGGATGTCGAATCGGAAGCATGGAACGGCAATCCGATAGATGCGTTTGTATTCGATTCACTCAAACGATCTGGTCTTGATCCCAACCCACTCGCAGATCGACACACACTCGTTCGCCGCGTTTATTACGACTTAACGGGTTTGCCGCCGACGGCCGATCAAGTTAAAGCCTTCGTCGACGATCCTGACCCCAATGCATTTAGCAAGTTGGTCGATCAACTTCTTGAGTCTCACCATTACGGCGAACATTGGGGGCGACATTGGCTTGACCTTGTTCGCTACGCCGAAACGAATTCCTACGAGCGGGACGGAGTCAAACCGAACGCATGGAAGTATCGCGACTACGTCATCAAGTCATTCAACGATGACAAGCCTTACGACCAATTTGTGCGAGAACAATTGGCCGGTGACGAACTGGAAAAAGTCACCACCGAAACACTGACCGCGACAGGCTATTATCGGCTAGGTGTTTGGGATGATGAACCGGCTGATCCATTGCAAGCTCGTTTCGATGGTTTCGACGACATCATCACGACGACCAGCCAAGTTTTTCTCGGGTTGACAGTTAATTGCGCTCGATGTCACGACCACAAAATTGACCCTATTCCGCAGACCGACTACTACGGAATGTTGGCATTTTTTGCTGACGTCACACCCTGGGGAGTGCGTGGACAAGACCCACGGATCAACAACCAGATTGACGTTTCGTCCGAAGAAGTGAATCGCCTGTACCGAGAGAACGACGCGAAGCAGGCATCGCTGAAGGCGAAAATCCACGAAATTGAGCAAGCTGGAATCGCGAAAATGTCTGGTCCCGATCAACGGGCAACGGAAGGCAACCAGAAGGACCGAAAGCGAGTCTTAGACAAGCATCTTAGATCGAAGTTAGCTAACGAGAGGTGGAAAGAGTACCAGTCATTAAAGAAGCAACTTAAAGCCGTGCAAGAACTAGCCAAGGAGATCCCACCGCGACAAAGCGTCATGGGCTTGGCTCGACTCGACGCTCACCCCGAGCAAACGTTCGTACTTTTCCGAGGAAATCCACATTCACCTGCTGATCCCCAAGCTCCGTCGTATCCAACGATCTTGGACAAGACCATTCCTGAAATCCCCGTCGCAGATGAATCAGCAAAGTCCGCTGGTCGTCGCCGAGTGCTGGCGGATTGGATTGTTGATCCCGAGAACAACATGACGGCTCGCGTCATGGCGAACCGACTCTGGCAGTTCCATTTTGGTCGTGGCATCGTTCGCAGTTCCAACAATTTTGGACAATTGGGAGTTCCACCAACGCACCCTGAATTACTCGATTGGTTGGGACATCGGTTGATTGACGAGGGCTGGAAATTGAAGTCGATGCACCGACTAATCATGAATAGCCGGACCTATCAGTTATCATCTCAATCGAGCGAACCTGCGGTCTCACGCGATCCCAACAATGATCTCTTTTGGCGATTTGACCCTCGACGGTTGCGGGCTGAAGAAGTTCGCGATTCGATGTTGGCTTCGATAGGTGTACTTAATCGAACGCCGTATGGGCCAAGCTTCTATGCCAAGTTGTCGAAAGAAGTATTGGCCGGACAATCCGTTCCCGGGTCGGGATGGGGTGATGCGAGTCAGGAGCAACGCGATCGGCGAAGTGTCTATATTCACGTCAAACGCTCGCTGTTGACTCCGTTATTGACCGCGTTTGACTTCCCAGATCCCGACCTGACCTGCGAAGAACGTTTCGCAACGCTGCAACCTGGGCAAGCGCTGGCTTTGCTAAACGGAGACTTTGCACACGAACAAGCTGCTCGCCTTTCGCAAGCGATCTACGCGGCTGAATCCGAGAACGCCGTCGTCGTTCGACGTAGCATCCAAGCATTGCTGCAACGTGAGCCGACCAAATCTGAAATCGAAAAGGGCGGTCGTTTGATCGAGTCCCTGGTTGCTGAGCACGGATTGTCGCGAGAGCGAGCGGTTCAGCTCTATTGTCTTTCAGTGATGAATTGGAACGAATTTTTGTTTCTCGATTGA
- a CDS encoding aldose epimerase family protein: MKPFLIALLLIMPASTAFSEVKDFDSIELYTLKNDHGTTVKVTNYGAIATSISVADRDGKFADIALGYDQVKDYINAVDKPYFGAVVGRYGNRIANGEFSLDGEAYSLLKNNGKNHLHGGAVGFDKVVWDAEYDQVNNQLTLRYQSKDKEEGYPGNLDCEVTYRLTEANSLVVGYKAETDKATPINLTQHTYFNLKGEGEGTILDHELMINAKQYTPIDEGSIPTGELPPVAGTPFDFTTAKPIGRDIGIENQQLAFGMGYDHNWVLDKEGKEGELTLAARVYEPKSGRVMEVQTTEPGVQFYCGNFLDGRLKGKSGKPYVQRGGFCLETQHYPDSPNQPNFPSTILRPGEVYDTQTIFTFSTQ, encoded by the coding sequence ATGAAACCATTTCTTATTGCCCTGCTATTGATCATGCCAGCTTCGACTGCTTTTTCTGAAGTGAAAGACTTCGATTCTATTGAGCTCTACACTCTCAAGAATGACCATGGCACGACAGTCAAAGTGACCAACTACGGAGCGATCGCTACGTCGATCTCCGTAGCGGACCGGGATGGGAAGTTTGCCGATATCGCGCTTGGCTATGATCAAGTGAAAGACTACATCAACGCTGTCGATAAGCCATATTTCGGTGCTGTTGTCGGACGCTACGGAAATCGAATTGCCAACGGGGAATTTTCCCTAGATGGCGAAGCTTATTCGCTGCTCAAGAACAACGGAAAGAATCACTTGCACGGCGGTGCGGTCGGTTTCGACAAAGTAGTTTGGGATGCTGAGTACGATCAGGTCAACAATCAATTGACCTTGCGTTATCAATCCAAGGACAAAGAAGAAGGCTACCCTGGAAATTTGGATTGCGAAGTCACCTACAGATTGACAGAAGCAAACTCATTGGTGGTGGGATACAAGGCCGAGACGGACAAAGCGACTCCGATCAACTTGACGCAGCACACTTACTTCAACCTCAAAGGTGAGGGAGAGGGAACGATCCTCGACCATGAGTTGATGATCAACGCAAAACAGTACACGCCGATCGACGAAGGTTCTATTCCTACTGGGGAACTGCCACCGGTCGCCGGAACGCCGTTTGACTTTACGACCGCGAAGCCGATCGGACGCGACATCGGAATCGAAAACCAGCAGCTTGCCTTCGGGATGGGCTATGACCACAACTGGGTGCTCGACAAGGAGGGAAAGGAAGGCGAGTTGACGCTGGCTGCTCGAGTGTACGAGCCAAAATCAGGACGTGTCATGGAAGTTCAAACCACTGAACCAGGCGTTCAGTTTTATTGTGGCAACTTCCTTGATGGTCGCTTGAAAGGCAAATCAGGTAAGCCTTATGTTCAACGCGGTGGGTTCTGTCTCGAAACTCAGCACTACCCTGACAGTCCGAACCAACCAAACTTTCCGTCGACGATTCTTCGCCCCGGCGAGGTTTACGATACCCAAACGATATTCACTTTCTCGACGCAGTAA
- a CDS encoding FG-GAP repeat domain-containing protein, whose amino-acid sequence MSLVIAFTGCDTKSDKARLTQGSHQVSSNASAKQTSLSEDELEGQIESFCGACHGMPRPSSFAKRQWKREIDQGYKLFFKSKRTDLRPPSPKQLVYDYYVERAPEELLIESSTTSDIPFSVGFDRQDIPVLVEGVSLSVSNLRWLTKSYDDAPVSANDGGMLVCDMKRGYVFRANGLRRSSRDLNTVELGLMARYRNVSFIDPTDLDQDGRLDYVIAELGDYLPDDHHRGKVIWLHEDTDGNWQSQTLLYKVGRVASVETADFDGDGAMDIVVAEFGWRETGSLIFLHHQVSDQGNLKFQREVIDERSGAIQVQKCDFNGDGKLDFVTVLSQEHELVVAYLNEGRGQFKPHLIWSAGYPSHGTNGIELVDFDEDGDLDVLCTNGDAFDDYLLKPYFSIQWLENQGSFPFVHHQIAKMQGVHRALPGDFDGDGDLDVVAVSLLPRRIDNKVDVPLDSVILLERDGETFKRHSLESGHMNHATLEVGDFDEDGDLDFATGEFWPDSTERTLSIWWNESEASISLPAKENP is encoded by the coding sequence ATGTCTCTCGTGATAGCGTTCACTGGTTGCGATACCAAGTCGGATAAAGCTCGGCTGACGCAGGGATCTCATCAAGTCTCATCGAACGCGAGCGCCAAGCAAACTTCACTGTCCGAGGATGAGCTTGAGGGTCAGATTGAAAGCTTCTGCGGAGCTTGCCATGGGATGCCGCGTCCAAGCAGTTTTGCGAAGCGTCAGTGGAAACGCGAGATCGACCAAGGATACAAATTGTTTTTCAAGTCAAAGCGAACCGACCTTCGCCCGCCGAGTCCGAAGCAACTGGTTTATGACTACTACGTCGAACGAGCGCCAGAAGAACTGCTGATCGAGTCTTCAACTACCAGCGACATTCCGTTTTCTGTTGGTTTTGATCGCCAGGACATCCCAGTCTTAGTTGAAGGCGTCTCGCTATCCGTCTCGAATTTGCGTTGGCTCACGAAATCGTACGACGATGCACCTGTTTCCGCGAACGATGGTGGAATGTTAGTGTGTGATATGAAACGTGGGTATGTATTCCGTGCGAATGGATTGAGGCGATCATCAAGAGATTTGAATACGGTTGAACTCGGTTTGATGGCCCGCTATCGGAATGTATCCTTCATTGATCCGACCGACCTGGATCAAGATGGCCGGCTTGATTATGTGATTGCCGAACTAGGGGATTACTTACCTGATGATCATCATCGGGGAAAAGTGATTTGGTTGCACGAAGACACTGATGGAAACTGGCAGTCGCAAACATTGCTCTACAAAGTTGGCCGAGTTGCTTCCGTTGAGACGGCAGACTTTGATGGTGACGGCGCGATGGACATCGTCGTCGCCGAGTTTGGTTGGCGGGAAACGGGAAGTTTAATCTTCTTGCATCATCAAGTTAGTGATCAGGGGAATCTTAAATTTCAACGCGAAGTGATTGATGAGCGATCGGGTGCTATTCAGGTCCAGAAATGCGACTTCAACGGTGACGGAAAACTGGACTTTGTCACCGTGTTAAGTCAGGAACACGAATTGGTTGTGGCTTATTTGAACGAAGGACGCGGGCAATTTAAGCCGCACTTGATTTGGTCGGCAGGCTATCCATCGCATGGAACCAACGGTATCGAGTTGGTGGACTTTGATGAAGATGGTGATTTAGATGTCTTGTGCACCAATGGAGACGCGTTCGACGACTACTTGTTGAAGCCATACTTTTCGATTCAGTGGCTTGAAAACCAAGGCTCGTTTCCTTTTGTTCATCATCAAATTGCAAAAATGCAGGGAGTCCATCGTGCGTTGCCGGGTGACTTCGATGGCGACGGTGATCTGGATGTTGTGGCTGTCTCATTGTTGCCGCGGCGAATCGACAACAAGGTTGATGTTCCGCTCGACAGTGTGATCCTGCTTGAACGCGATGGGGAAACATTCAAGCGGCACTCGCTCGAAAGCGGGCACATGAATCATGCCACGCTAGAAGTCGGTGATTTTGATGAGGATGGTGACCTCGACTTTGCCACTGGCGAATTTTGGCCTGACTCAACTGAGCGAACACTTTCGATTTGGTGGAATGAAAGTGAAGCATCCATTTCATTGCCAGCGAAGGAGAATCCATGA
- a CDS encoding DUF1501 domain-containing protein has product MNAQRKRNGFCGRTRREFLWQSGGGFGAAALASMFAGDGFFPTTASASDSPYRNPLAPKPPHFAPKAKSVIFLFMYGGPSHIDTFDYKPKMKGMDGKTADVATFGRGGHKKGGRIVEPRWDFKQHGQCGKWVSSLFPHVAEHVDDIAFLHSMTADSPIHGSAMLMMNSGKILSGSPALGSWVNYGLGSVNENLPGFVVMLDSKGGPISGAKNWSSGYMPATYQGTVFRSKGAPILDLAPPSDLPSGVQRKLIDSIQDANADHLAHRVGNDDLASRIASYELAYNMQSTAPDAVDFSNEDAATLDMYGINQARTNDFGTRCLMARRLVERGVRFIQLYSGGAHNDDNWDAHGNLEDNHNKHAGNTDLPIAALLKDLKQRGMLEETLVVWGGEFGRQPTAEYAEGSGRDHNSFGFTMWMAGGGIKGGVSYGTTDELGSAAAENPLHVKNLHATILHQLGLDPNHLSYFFSGLDQKLVGVEEVQPIHEIIT; this is encoded by the coding sequence ATGAACGCTCAACGTAAACGAAATGGTTTTTGCGGTCGCACGCGCCGTGAATTTCTCTGGCAATCAGGTGGTGGATTCGGTGCCGCGGCGTTGGCGTCGATGTTCGCTGGCGATGGCTTCTTTCCGACGACAGCGAGTGCAAGTGACTCACCTTATCGCAATCCACTCGCTCCCAAACCGCCGCATTTCGCGCCTAAGGCCAAGTCCGTAATCTTTCTGTTCATGTATGGCGGACCAAGTCACATCGACACGTTCGACTACAAACCGAAGATGAAAGGAATGGATGGCAAGACCGCTGATGTTGCCACCTTCGGTCGCGGCGGACACAAAAAGGGAGGCCGAATCGTTGAACCAAGATGGGATTTCAAACAACATGGTCAATGCGGTAAATGGGTGAGTTCCCTGTTCCCCCATGTCGCCGAACATGTCGATGATATTGCCTTCTTGCACTCAATGACGGCCGACTCGCCGATCCATGGTAGTGCAATGTTGATGATGAACAGTGGCAAGATTCTTTCGGGCAGTCCCGCGCTAGGATCATGGGTCAACTATGGCCTCGGAAGCGTGAATGAAAACCTTCCTGGATTCGTCGTGATGCTCGATTCCAAAGGCGGACCGATCAGCGGAGCAAAAAACTGGAGCAGCGGTTACATGCCGGCTACGTACCAGGGCACTGTGTTTCGCAGCAAGGGTGCACCCATTCTGGATCTTGCACCACCAAGTGATCTACCATCTGGCGTCCAGCGAAAACTGATCGACTCCATTCAAGATGCTAACGCCGACCACCTCGCGCACCGCGTTGGCAATGATGACTTGGCTTCAAGAATCGCTAGTTACGAGCTTGCGTACAACATGCAGAGCACCGCACCCGATGCGGTGGATTTTTCAAACGAAGACGCTGCGACGCTCGACATGTACGGAATTAACCAAGCACGCACTAATGACTTTGGAACTCGTTGTTTAATGGCTCGTCGATTGGTCGAACGGGGCGTCCGATTCATTCAGCTCTACAGTGGCGGTGCCCACAACGATGACAACTGGGACGCTCACGGCAATCTGGAAGACAATCACAACAAGCACGCTGGCAATACGGACCTACCTATCGCGGCTCTGCTAAAGGACCTAAAGCAACGCGGAATGCTCGAAGAGACGCTAGTTGTTTGGGGTGGTGAGTTCGGACGTCAACCAACGGCGGAATACGCCGAAGGCAGCGGCCGTGACCACAATTCCTTCGGCTTCACGATGTGGATGGCGGGTGGCGGAATCAAAGGCGGCGTTAGTTACGGGACCACTGACGAACTTGGTTCCGCGGCGGCTGAGAACCCATTGCACGTCAAAAACCTCCACGCTACGATCCTTCACCAACTGGGACTCGACCCAAACCACCTTTCATACTTCTTCAGCGGCCTGGACCAGAAACTGGTGGGCGTCGAAGAAGTACAACCGATCCACGAGATCATCACTTAG
- a CDS encoding glycoside hydrolase family 2 protein: MSTIVLPVRLMHVWLATLAVLGLGQSSLAQQISQTEQWSYTFEKPTEGWQEPQFDDSNWQHGQGGFGTRGTPGSRVGTVWKSSDIWLRRVISIKQVPARPGFLIHHDDEAEIFLNGKQVAVLPAWTNDYQVVPLHDLHRSTLRQGKNTLAIHCHQDAGGQFIDAHIIDVEQPLTLPPASPFQSELITKWGSEVTADNAWADYPRPQMKRDEWVNLNGNWDYAITSEQQTAVPEEWEGKILVPFCLESKLGGVQRMLGDREALWYRRYFETSLTESKTLLNFEAVDYRCEVFVNGKSVGKHQGGNTPFSFDISDTLVEGRNSLVVRVEDETEEWQLRGKQVRNPNGIWYTQVSGIWQTIWLEQVPNNHIADLTIATDAATGTISIEPTIQDESRVATVKVVAKLEGTSVAEQQSKPGLISLTIGSARLWSPDSPTLYDLEVLLLDHNGEVMDRVESYAGIRTVGKDVDAEGHLRMTLNGKPIFHWGPLDQGWWPDGLLTPPSDEGMLYDIAWLKDAGFNMIRKHIKVEPRRYYYHCDRLGMMVWQDQVSAGHSPPWTFLQPNPKDADWSDENHSQFMLELERMIDALENHPSIVVWVPFNEAWGQHRTTDVGDWTLNRDPSRLVNIASGGNYWPVGDIADQHAYPNPSFPLNDSRFDNVIKVVGEFGGHGYPVEGHLWDADRDNWGYGGLPKSKSEYQDRYLKSLEILNELRHQGIAGGVYTQTTDVEGEINGLMSYDRKVEKISPKELKLMHQILFTP; the protein is encoded by the coding sequence ATGTCGACTATTGTTCTTCCAGTTCGCCTCATGCACGTATGGCTCGCCACGCTAGCAGTACTTGGGTTGGGGCAGAGTTCTTTGGCACAACAAATTTCCCAAACTGAGCAATGGAGCTACACCTTCGAAAAGCCCACCGAAGGATGGCAGGAACCACAGTTTGACGATTCGAATTGGCAACATGGCCAAGGGGGTTTTGGAACAAGAGGAACTCCAGGTTCACGTGTTGGAACCGTCTGGAAATCAAGCGACATTTGGCTTCGCAGAGTCATCTCGATCAAACAGGTGCCTGCCCGTCCAGGATTTCTGATCCACCATGATGATGAAGCAGAGATATTTCTCAATGGAAAACAAGTCGCCGTCCTGCCTGCCTGGACCAACGATTATCAAGTCGTTCCGCTACACGACTTGCATCGAAGCACGCTTCGTCAAGGAAAAAACACTTTGGCGATTCATTGCCACCAGGATGCTGGAGGCCAGTTCATTGACGCGCATATTATTGATGTCGAACAACCTCTAACGCTGCCACCCGCATCACCTTTCCAATCCGAGTTGATCACGAAGTGGGGCAGCGAAGTTACGGCCGACAACGCGTGGGCAGATTACCCTCGTCCACAGATGAAACGGGACGAGTGGGTCAATCTCAATGGAAATTGGGACTACGCGATCACATCGGAACAGCAGACTGCGGTTCCTGAAGAATGGGAGGGAAAGATCCTTGTTCCCTTCTGCTTGGAATCAAAACTGGGCGGTGTTCAACGGATGCTCGGTGATCGAGAAGCTCTTTGGTACCGACGCTACTTCGAGACAAGTCTGACGGAAAGTAAGACACTGTTGAACTTTGAAGCGGTTGATTATCGGTGCGAAGTATTCGTCAACGGAAAGTCAGTTGGCAAACACCAAGGTGGAAACACACCATTCTCATTCGACATTTCAGATACCCTTGTCGAAGGTCGAAACTCACTAGTCGTTCGGGTTGAAGACGAAACCGAAGAGTGGCAACTGAGAGGCAAACAAGTCCGCAATCCAAATGGAATATGGTACACGCAGGTTTCCGGAATTTGGCAAACCATATGGCTTGAACAAGTTCCCAACAATCACATCGCTGATCTGACGATCGCGACCGATGCTGCGACCGGCACCATTTCAATCGAGCCTACGATTCAAGATGAATCCCGAGTTGCCACCGTCAAAGTCGTTGCCAAGCTTGAGGGTACCAGTGTCGCAGAACAGCAAAGCAAGCCGGGTTTGATATCGCTAACCATCGGCAGCGCTCGATTATGGTCACCCGATTCGCCGACGCTGTACGACTTAGAAGTCTTACTACTCGATCACAATGGCGAAGTGATGGACCGGGTTGAATCCTACGCTGGCATCCGGACCGTAGGCAAAGATGTCGATGCTGAGGGTCACTTGCGAATGACGCTTAACGGCAAACCTATCTTTCACTGGGGACCACTTGATCAAGGATGGTGGCCCGATGGTTTGCTCACACCACCGTCCGATGAGGGCATGCTTTACGATATAGCATGGCTTAAGGATGCAGGCTTCAACATGATTCGCAAACACATCAAAGTTGAACCCCGGCGGTACTACTATCATTGTGACCGCTTAGGAATGATGGTGTGGCAGGACCAAGTCAGCGCCGGCCATAGCCCTCCGTGGACATTCCTTCAACCTAATCCTAAAGATGCTGATTGGTCGGATGAAAACCACTCTCAATTCATGCTCGAACTCGAGCGAATGATTGATGCGCTCGAAAACCATCCATCAATTGTGGTTTGGGTACCTTTCAATGAAGCTTGGGGACAGCACCGTACTACCGACGTTGGCGATTGGACACTTAATCGCGACCCATCACGTCTGGTCAACATCGCCAGTGGTGGGAATTACTGGCCCGTCGGTGACATTGCCGACCAACACGCCTATCCCAACCCCTCATTCCCGCTGAACGATAGCCGCTTCGATAACGTCATCAAAGTAGTTGGTGAGTTCGGTGGCCATGGCTATCCCGTCGAGGGTCATCTTTGGGATGCCGATCGTGACAACTGGGGCTACGGCGGGCTACCAAAGTCAAAGAGTGAATACCAAGATCGCTATCTCAAATCACTCGAGATCCTCAATGAACTTCGACACCAAGGAATTGCAGGTGGCGTTTACACGCAAACCACTGACGTCGAGGGCGAGATTAACGGTTTGATGTCGTACGACCGTAAGGTTGAAAAGATCTCGCCGAAAGAACTGAAGCTAATGCACCAGATTCTTTTCACACCGTAG